In one window of Helianthus annuus cultivar XRQ/B chromosome 17, HanXRQr2.0-SUNRISE, whole genome shotgun sequence DNA:
- the LOC110922865 gene encoding uncharacterized protein LOC110922865 yields MELQVTMCTEVKNYLLDASPGATFTVVSYDEIRAVMNVKSARSLMRELQVLLDKWKENSETNTAHMKQDEAPIESHMATMHEQGEVEDHRAQPDMKMEGHSGGRMTHITCYWEDMNKQFKKGNKKTGHILSMLQKIEGILTKLSTSHRAKLQERFFGLSAEAEAIMEGVMDHMKIQFDKRPSHSDVYFH; encoded by the exons ATGGAACTACAAGTAACTATGTGTACTGAAGTTAAAAACTATTTGCTAGATGCTTCTCCAGGTGCCACCTTCACAGTGGTTTCATATGAT GAGATTAGAGCTGTGATGAATGTTAAATCAGCACGAAGCCTCATGAGAGAGTTGCAGGTGCTGCTAGATAAGTGGAAAGAGAATAGTGAAACAAACACGGCTCATATGAAGCAAGACGAGGCCCCAATTGAGAGCCACATGGCAACAATGCATGAGCAAGGGGAAGTTGAGGACCATAGGGCACAACCAGACATGAAAATGGAAGGGCATTCTGGTGGAAGAATGACACATATCACGTGCTATTGGGAAGATATGAACAAGCAGTTTAAGAAAGGGAATAAAAAAACTGgtcacatactttcaatgttgCAGAAGATTGAAGGCATACTGACAAAGCTGTCTACATCACATCGGGCTAAGTTGCAAGAAAGGTTTTTTGGTTTGTCTGCAGAGGCTGAGGCTATCATGGAAGGTGTGATGGATCATATGAAGATCCAATTTGATAAGAGGCCGAGCCATTCAGATGTCTACTTTCATTAA
- the LOC110923635 gene encoding probable aspartic proteinase GIP2 yields the protein MASSQTLTTLFIFSLLTISYAATDPFKLTKQTNIHFPIRKNQTSLQYYTTFEAGNPQSRTKVDALIDLGAQTVFFDCQPYVSSSYKRAACRSNRCKKALGSVCLWCNSTPRPGCFNNSCGVNAFNPLTGAFAELELGEDTVRVTSSDGHSIRLNYDVPKFQFLCAYLYVNVLYDLPGSNTAKGLVGLARTQVSLVSQISSLFSVAKKFALCIPSDKGLGDIFIGGGPYYMPPRTEDQSLNLSSTLLVINPVRTSPVSAYGEASDDYFINVKTIEIDGKRVSFNSSLLSIDSNGVGGTMISTVVPYTTLHSSIYEPLVKDFVKVAAVDGIKRVASVAPFGACFDAKTAPKTIAGPAVPDIDLVLEGKTIVRFKMYGSNTMVEAKKNVICLAFVDGGAEPRTSIVLGGHQLENRVLEFDLAASKLGFTNSLLILNTTCSQHRQS from the coding sequence ATGGCATCTTCTCAAACCCTCACCACACTCTTCATCTTTTCACTTCTAACTATTTCATATGCTGCAACAGATCCATTCAAACTAACCAAACAAACCAACATTCACTTCCCCATTCGAAAAAACCAAACAAGCCTTCAATACTACACCACTTTTGAGGCTGGAAATCCGCAATCACGTACCAAGGTCGATGCATTAATCGACCTTGGAGCGCAAACAGTATTTTTCGACTGCCAACCCTACGTCTCGTCCTCTTACAAGCGAGCAGCTTGCCGCTCAAACCGATGCAAGAAAGCCTTGGGATCAGTCTGTCTCTGGTGCAACTCAACTCCTAGACCAGGCTGCTTCAACAACTCATGTGGTGTAAACGCTTTCAACCCGTTAACTGGAGCCTTTGCCGAGCTAGAACTTGGCGAAGATACCGTTAGAGTAACATCGTCAGATGGACACTCTATTCGCCTTAACTACGACGTTCCCAAATTCCAATTCTTGTGTGCGTACTTGTACGTTAACGTTTTATATGACTTACCAGGTTCCAACACAGCTAAAGGGTTGGTTGGTCTTGCAAGAACACAAGTCTCATTAGTTTCCCAAATCTCATCTCTGTTCAGTGTAGCTAAAAAGTTTGCCCTTTGTATACCCTCTGATAAAGGATTAGGCGACATATTTATCGGTGGAGGACCATATTATATGCCTCCTCGCACTGAAGATCAATCTTTAAACCTTTCAAGCACCCTGCTCGTTATCAATCCGGTCAGGACCTCACCGGTTTCCGCCTATGGAGAAGCGTCTGATGACTACTTTATTAATGTTAAAACCATTGAGATCGACGGCAAACGTGTATCTTTTAACTCTTCTCTGCTATCCATTGATAGTAATGGAGTTGGGGGGACAATGATCAGCACTGTAGTACCATACACCACTTTGCACTCGAGTATATACGAACCTTTGGTTAAGGATTTTGTTAAGGTAGCTGCAGTGGATGGTATCAAAAGGGTGGCATCTGTGGCACCATTTGGAGCCTGCTTTGATGCCAAGACTGCTCCCAAGACGATAGCCGGCCCTGCGGTTCCCGATATCGATCTGGTTTTGGAGGGGAAAACTATAGTAAGGTTTAAAATGTATGGTTCTAACACAATGGTGGAAGCTAAGAAGAATGTGATATGTCTTGCTTTTGTTGATGGAGGAGCTGAGCCAAGAACATCAATTGTTTTAGGTGGGCATCAGTTGGAGAACCGAGTGCTAGAGTTTGATTTAGCTGCATCAAAACTGGGGTTCACTAATTCTCTCCTGATCTTGAACACAACCTGCTCTCAGCACAGGCAATCTTAA